One genomic window of Bacillus mycoides includes the following:
- a CDS encoding DMT family transporter, whose product MGWIFVFCAAISEIVGVIGLKMYSKDKTLANGAIYIGGFATSFAFLYTSFLFLQVSVAYAVWIGIGTAGAVLLNMFLFGESKSKARLISVALIVCGVTGLKALS is encoded by the coding sequence ATGGGTTGGATTTTCGTATTTTGTGCTGCAATTAGTGAAATAGTCGGTGTGATAGGCCTTAAGATGTATAGTAAAGATAAGACGTTAGCAAATGGAGCGATTTATATAGGTGGATTTGCAACTTCCTTCGCATTTTTATACACATCTTTCTTGTTCTTACAAGTAAGTGTGGCTTATGCGGTTTGGATTGGCATTGGAACAGCAGGCGCAGTTTTATTAAATATGTTTCTGTTTGGTGAATCGAAAAGTAAGGCACGTTTGATTAGTGTAGCTCTTATCGTATGTGGAGTTACGGGATTAAAGGCTCTTTCATAA
- a CDS encoding NAD(P)H-dependent oxidoreductase, with translation MKNIFIINGHEKYGSKEGRLNKTLVDYMVTVLSENNHVKTTTIQDGYSIKEEQEKFLWADVVVYQTPIYWFSVPGLFKTYMDEIYEYGLFFKGADEYGTGGLLKEKHYMFSTTWNAPEKAFGDKTKFFEGESLESTLSHLHRVQKFLGMSPLKSFACYDVVKNPDIEQYLLNLKNHLDEVIK, from the coding sequence ATGAAAAATATATTCATTATAAATGGGCATGAAAAATACGGTTCAAAGGAAGGACGATTAAATAAAACGTTAGTTGATTATATGGTAACTGTATTAAGCGAAAATAATCATGTGAAAACAACAACGATTCAAGATGGATATAGTATTAAAGAAGAACAAGAGAAGTTTTTATGGGCCGATGTTGTGGTTTATCAAACACCAATTTATTGGTTTAGTGTCCCGGGATTATTTAAAACGTATATGGATGAAATATATGAATACGGCTTGTTCTTTAAAGGTGCAGATGAATACGGAACAGGTGGTTTATTAAAAGAGAAGCATTATATGTTCTCTACAACTTGGAATGCACCTGAAAAAGCATTTGGAGATAAGACGAAGTTCTTTGAAGGAGAAAGTTTAGAGTCAACGCTTAGTCATTTACATCGTGTGCAGAAGTTTCTCGGTATGAGTCCGTTAAAGAGCTTTGCGTGTTATGATGTGGTGAAAAATCCGGATATAGAGCAATACTTATTAAACTTGAAAAATCATTTGGATGAAGTAATTAAATAA
- a CDS encoding TetR family transcriptional regulator, with the protein MMNKKEKIVYAAIEVFQEKGVEKTKISDIVKLAGIAQGTFYLYFPSKLSVMPAIAEVMVEKMILAVKEKVQNDAPFSSKVEQVIDAVFNFIAEYREIQALMYAGLASTEHIKEWEAVYEPLYIWLSEFLSEAKESGEIRDSVHSERTAKLFIALVESAAEQVYLYDHKDDEQVELQKAEVLDFLTHALHIK; encoded by the coding sequence ATGATGAATAAAAAAGAAAAAATTGTCTATGCAGCTATTGAAGTATTTCAGGAAAAGGGCGTTGAAAAAACGAAGATTTCTGATATCGTGAAATTGGCTGGCATTGCGCAAGGAACGTTCTATTTATATTTTCCTTCTAAGTTATCTGTTATGCCTGCAATAGCAGAAGTGATGGTTGAGAAGATGATACTTGCAGTGAAAGAAAAAGTACAGAACGATGCACCTTTTTCAAGTAAAGTTGAGCAAGTAATAGATGCAGTGTTTAACTTTATAGCTGAATATCGTGAAATACAAGCATTAATGTATGCGGGCCTAGCATCTACTGAACATATAAAAGAATGGGAAGCTGTATATGAGCCTCTTTATATATGGCTAAGTGAATTTTTAAGTGAGGCAAAAGAATCAGGTGAAATTCGCGATTCGGTTCACTCAGAAAGAACAGCAAAGTTATTTATCGCTCTTGTTGAATCAGCAGCGGAACAAGTTTATTTATATGATCATAAAGATGATGAGCAAGTCGAGCTACAAAAGGCAGAAGTACTAGATTTTTTAACACATGCACTACATATAAAGTGA
- a CDS encoding winged helix-turn-helix transcriptional regulator yields the protein MTNIDPVILTKGLPGIPCPIAKTLDVISTKWTFLIIRDLLIEGTLRFSDLQKSMDGISPKTLSLRLKELETQGIITRKVYPEVPPRVEYTLTDKGKQLEGIFIELKRFGLSL from the coding sequence ATGACCAATATAGATCCAGTTATATTAACGAAAGGTTTACCTGGCATCCCATGTCCTATCGCTAAAACTCTTGACGTAATTAGTACAAAATGGACATTTTTAATCATTCGCGACCTTCTTATCGAAGGCACATTACGTTTTAGTGATTTACAAAAATCAATGGACGGGATTAGTCCGAAAACATTATCACTTCGACTAAAAGAATTAGAAACACAAGGCATAATAACGAGAAAAGTGTATCCAGAAGTTCCGCCTCGTGTAGAGTACACCTTAACGGATAAAGGAAAGCAATTAGAGGGGATATTTATTGAATTAAAGCGATTTGGATTAAGTTTGTAA
- a CDS encoding MerR family transcriptional regulator has product MYTISEVAKLLGVSTHTLRYYEKENILIANRDANGNRLYAESHIKWLQFVMKLKQTQMPIAKIREYARLYTEGEHTTEARLQLLEDHKKSIQTQRENLVITEKMLENKIIAYKDSLESK; this is encoded by the coding sequence ATGTACACAATTAGCGAGGTAGCTAAATTATTAGGAGTGAGCACACATACATTACGTTATTATGAAAAGGAGAATATATTAATTGCAAATCGCGATGCAAATGGGAATAGATTGTATGCAGAGTCACATATAAAGTGGTTGCAGTTTGTAATGAAGTTAAAACAAACACAAATGCCGATAGCGAAAATAAGAGAATACGCTAGATTATATACAGAAGGAGAGCACACAACCGAAGCTCGTTTACAACTTTTAGAAGATCATAAAAAATCTATTCAAACTCAAAGAGAAAACTTAGTAATTACAGAGAAGATGCTTGAAAATAAAATTATTGCATACAAAGACTCGTTGGAAAGTAAATAG
- a CDS encoding DMT family transporter yields the protein MKNKAWLYVILTCIFEVFWVFGFNTAHTWWHWVIIVGVIAVDFYFLSKACEHLATGTVYAVFAGAGTVGTFLMDVFLFGGSFSVGKLFFIVMVVAGVIGLKLADNKEETVEKTMEGAA from the coding sequence ATGAAAAATAAAGCTTGGTTATATGTCATATTAACATGTATTTTTGAAGTCTTTTGGGTGTTTGGTTTTAATACAGCTCATACTTGGTGGCATTGGGTCATTATTGTAGGAGTTATCGCTGTTGATTTTTACTTCCTTTCTAAAGCGTGTGAACATCTTGCGACAGGGACAGTATATGCGGTGTTTGCTGGGGCTGGTACTGTAGGAACTTTCTTAATGGATGTTTTTCTTTTTGGCGGCAGTTTCAGTGTAGGAAAACTATTCTTTATCGTGATGGTCGTAGCGGGCGTTATCGGTTTAAAATTGGCTGATAATAAAGAAGAAACTGTGGAAAAAACTATGGAAGGAGCTGCTTAA
- a CDS encoding N-acetyltransferase — MKIFNAVTSDVKEIYNLIEMYAKEGVVLPCALLSLYQYLQCLYVMKEGEEVVGVAGLHVLGEDLAEVRSLVVSHTYAGKGIGRKLVNHVMNEAAKIKVNRVISLTYETEFFQKCGFDFVNREALPEKVWIDCRHCPKVDYCDEVAMIRYVG, encoded by the coding sequence ATGAAAATCTTTAATGCGGTTACAAGTGATGTGAAAGAAATTTATAATCTCATTGAAATGTATGCAAAAGAAGGAGTTGTTTTGCCGTGTGCTCTTTTGTCTCTCTATCAATATTTACAATGTTTATATGTTATGAAAGAAGGAGAGGAAGTCGTTGGAGTTGCTGGCTTACATGTGTTAGGAGAGGATCTTGCAGAAGTACGATCGTTAGTAGTTTCGCATACATATGCAGGAAAAGGGATAGGGCGTAAGTTAGTGAATCATGTAATGAATGAGGCGGCAAAGATAAAAGTGAACAGGGTAATTTCTTTAACATATGAAACGGAATTTTTTCAAAAGTGCGGGTTTGATTTTGTGAATAGAGAAGCATTACCAGAAAAAGTGTGGATTGATTGTAGACATTGTCCAAAAGTTGATTATTGTGATGAGGTGGCGATGATACGGTATGTTGGGTGA
- a CDS encoding ester cyclase has translation MGMKRLFALLSFFVICIVLVACSGEEKTEIQLLKEMPKPKTMTIDPSLSKKEATEMVHAAQRFYAFWDTGREELIPQTVTENFFDNTLPKGRPQGTEGLKLAAQNFRKVVPDIHCEVEDLLVVSDKVTARLSFTGTHNGKNIRFFAIDILHVKDGKITEDWHLEDNITLKQQLGLIAEE, from the coding sequence ATAGGTATGAAAAGGTTATTTGCGTTACTTAGTTTTTTTGTCATTTGTATTGTGCTTGTAGCGTGTAGTGGGGAGGAAAAAACTGAAATCCAATTATTGAAGGAAATGCCGAAGCCAAAAACAATGACAATCGATCCTTCACTAAGCAAAAAAGAAGCGACAGAAATGGTTCATGCAGCCCAGCGCTTTTATGCATTTTGGGATACAGGTAGGGAGGAACTTATTCCGCAAACGGTTACTGAAAATTTTTTCGATAATACACTGCCGAAAGGTCGACCACAAGGCACTGAAGGATTAAAGCTTGCAGCACAAAACTTTCGTAAAGTAGTTCCAGACATACATTGTGAAGTTGAAGATTTATTAGTGGTTAGTGATAAAGTAACAGCTCGTCTTTCTTTTACAGGAACTCATAATGGTAAAAACATTCGTTTTTTTGCAATTGATATTTTGCATGTGAAAGACGGAAAGATAACGGAAGATTGGCATTTAGAAGATAATATTACGCTGAAACAGCAACTTGGATTAATAGCTGAAGAGTAA
- a CDS encoding SDR family NAD(P)-dependent oxidoreductase encodes MKYTVITGASSGIGYESALAFASRGKNLILVARRQAKLEELKLKINEMNPDLDVIIRKTDLSVTEEVYKFYESLQSFQIETWINNAGFGNFASIAEQNLNKIETMLHVNIEALTILSSLFVRDYSMVDGTQLINVSSGGGYTIVANAVTYCATKFYVSAFTEGLSHELKEQGAKLQAKVLAPAATETEFAKRSFNIDEFQYDGVVPKFHTAKQMAQFMLDLYDNDKVVGLVDGSTYNFELRDPLYNFTVRQTNSNS; translated from the coding sequence ATGAAATATACTGTTATTACTGGTGCTAGTTCAGGAATTGGCTATGAATCCGCTTTAGCCTTTGCATCTCGCGGAAAAAACTTAATACTTGTAGCTCGAAGACAAGCAAAATTAGAAGAATTAAAATTGAAAATTAACGAAATGAATCCGGACTTAGATGTTATCATTCGAAAAACCGATTTATCCGTCACTGAAGAAGTTTATAAATTTTATGAAAGTCTACAAAGTTTTCAAATTGAAACGTGGATTAACAACGCCGGTTTTGGTAATTTCGCCTCAATTGCTGAACAAAATTTAAACAAGATAGAAACGATGTTGCATGTAAATATAGAAGCACTAACAATACTATCTTCCCTTTTCGTTCGAGATTATTCAATGGTTGATGGAACACAGCTTATTAACGTTTCATCGGGCGGTGGATACACGATTGTGGCTAATGCTGTTACGTACTGTGCTACGAAATTTTATGTAAGTGCATTTACAGAAGGACTATCTCACGAACTGAAAGAACAAGGTGCAAAACTACAAGCAAAAGTTTTAGCTCCTGCTGCAACTGAAACAGAATTTGCGAAACGTTCATTTAATATTGATGAGTTCCAATATGATGGTGTTGTACCGAAATTTCATACTGCAAAACAAATGGCACAATTTATGCTTGACCTTTATGATAACGATAAAGTTGTAGGACTTGTCGATGGTTCTACGTATAACTTTGAGCTTAGAGATCCGCTTTATAATTTTACAGTAAGACAAACGAATTCAAATTCTTAA
- a CDS encoding MFS transporter has translation MKKPIKEQKMVLIILLSNIFIAFLGIGLIIPVMPSFMNDMNLTGKTMGYLVAVFAMAQLITSPITGRWVDLYGRKKMIIIGLFIFGVSELLFGLGKDVWMLYAARVLGGISAAFIMPGVTAYVADITSIQERPKAMGYLSAAISTGFIIGPGIGGFIAEYGIRVPFFVAAIIAFIACVMSIFILKEPLTKEELAEISVNTKDSSFIGDLKKSLNPMYAIAFIIVFVLAFGLSAYETVFSLFSDHKFGFTPKDIAAIITISSIFGVVVQVFMFGKLVDIFGEKVLIQICLIVGAVLAFVSTIVFNYWIVLLVTCFIFLAFDLLRPALTTFLSKAAGKEQGFVAGMNSTYTSLGNIVGPAMGGILFDVNINYPYAFSGVVLIVGLGITFMWREKQLAESFAK, from the coding sequence TTGAAGAAACCGATAAAAGAACAAAAGATGGTATTGATCATTCTTTTGAGTAATATATTTATCGCTTTTTTAGGGATTGGATTAATCATTCCGGTTATGCCATCCTTTATGAATGATATGAATTTAACAGGAAAAACGATGGGCTATCTCGTTGCAGTATTTGCAATGGCTCAGCTTATTACTTCACCTATTACGGGTCGTTGGGTCGATCTTTACGGTAGGAAGAAAATGATAATCATTGGATTATTTATTTTTGGTGTTTCAGAGCTTCTTTTTGGATTAGGAAAAGATGTGTGGATGCTTTATGCAGCGAGGGTGTTAGGCGGGATTAGTGCTGCGTTTATTATGCCGGGTGTTACGGCATATGTTGCTGATATTACCTCTATTCAGGAACGTCCAAAAGCGATGGGATATCTTTCAGCCGCTATTAGTACTGGATTTATTATAGGACCTGGAATTGGTGGGTTTATTGCAGAATATGGTATACGTGTACCATTCTTTGTCGCAGCCATTATTGCCTTTATAGCATGCGTTATGTCTATATTTATTTTGAAAGAGCCGTTAACGAAAGAGGAGCTTGCAGAGATTTCTGTTAATACGAAAGACTCAAGTTTTATCGGGGATTTAAAGAAATCTTTAAATCCAATGTATGCAATTGCATTTATTATTGTATTTGTACTCGCTTTCGGTTTATCGGCATATGAAACTGTGTTTAGCCTGTTCTCTGATCATAAATTTGGCTTCACACCGAAAGATATTGCTGCAATTATTACGATTAGCTCAATCTTTGGGGTAGTTGTGCAAGTATTTATGTTTGGTAAATTGGTCGACATATTCGGCGAAAAAGTGTTAATTCAAATATGTTTAATTGTAGGCGCAGTGTTAGCATTTGTTTCAACTATAGTCTTTAATTATTGGATTGTACTTCTTGTTACTTGTTTTATTTTCCTAGCATTCGATTTACTCCGTCCAGCTTTAACGACGTTTTTATCAAAAGCGGCTGGGAAAGAGCAAGGATTTGTTGCTGGAATGAACTCAACTTATACGAGCTTAGGGAATATTGTAGGGCCAGCGATGGGCGGAATATTATTTGATGTAAATATTAATTATCCATATGCTTTCTCAGGAGTTGTTTTAATAGTTGGTCTCGGCATTACATTTATGTGGAGAGAGAAGCAGCTGGCTGAAAGTTTTGCGAAGTAA